In Streptomyces sp. NBC_00483, a single window of DNA contains:
- a CDS encoding STAS domain-containing protein: MNSAPPRGHSYVAASSLFPESSPVVVLAGPIRSGDAPRLCERLHAARAGAPGDAPTVVCDVSGVTTADLTTLDALARMQLAARRAGSRMLLRDPPPGLAVLLELAGMAEVLGAQAGDGSGVEMVRDAEQREPALRVQEAVVPRDPPR, translated from the coding sequence ATGAATTCCGCACCGCCGCGCGGTCATTCGTACGTGGCTGCTTCCTCGCTCTTTCCCGAGTCCTCGCCCGTCGTGGTGCTCGCCGGGCCGATCCGCTCCGGTGACGCACCCCGGCTGTGCGAGCGCCTCCACGCCGCCCGTGCCGGAGCGCCGGGTGACGCGCCGACCGTGGTCTGCGACGTCTCCGGCGTGACCACCGCCGACCTCACGACCCTCGACGCGCTCGCCCGGATGCAGCTCGCCGCCCGCCGCGCCGGGTCACGGATGCTGCTCCGCGACCCGCCACCGGGCCTCGCCGTGCTCCTCGAACTCGCCGGAATGGCCGAGGTGCTGGGAGCGCAGGCCGGCGACGGGTCAGGCGTCGAGATGGTCCGGGACGCCGAACAACGGGAACCAGCGCTGCGTGTCCAGGAAGCAGTGGTACCCCGAGATCCGCCCCGCTGA
- a CDS encoding AEC family transporter: protein MQGVLNGFAVIAIVIAVGYVIGRRGYLGANGREVLNKLAFHVASPALLFTMLAKADLAVILSPSLLVTALSTAAAAGIFITVGVLRGWGTGRTTIGALCSSLVNSGNLGIPIAVYVLGDASLVAPVLLFQQLVVTPIALTVLDLSEASSGTARLTWGQRLLTPFRNPVAIGSLSGVLVSATGITVPSPIFDPLELIANMSVPGILIAFGISLCGSSWPGGRSADRVPVLLSTALKAVGQPVVAWALASFVFGLHGARLLDVVVTSALPAAQNIFTYSSRYRVGERLARESILLSTMVSVPALVVVAALLG from the coding sequence GTGCAGGGGGTACTCAACGGTTTCGCGGTCATCGCGATCGTCATCGCGGTCGGCTACGTCATCGGACGGCGCGGCTATCTGGGTGCCAATGGCCGGGAGGTCCTCAACAAGCTGGCGTTCCATGTGGCGTCGCCCGCGCTCCTGTTCACCATGCTGGCCAAGGCCGACCTGGCGGTGATCCTGTCGCCGAGCCTGCTGGTCACGGCGCTCTCCACGGCGGCGGCGGCCGGGATCTTCATCACGGTGGGCGTCCTGCGCGGCTGGGGGACGGGCCGCACCACGATCGGCGCGCTGTGCTCGTCGTTGGTGAACTCCGGGAACCTGGGCATCCCGATCGCGGTGTACGTCCTCGGTGACGCCTCGCTCGTCGCCCCGGTCCTCCTCTTCCAGCAGCTCGTCGTGACGCCGATCGCGCTGACGGTGCTCGACCTGTCGGAGGCGTCGTCCGGTACGGCGCGGCTGACGTGGGGCCAGCGGCTGCTCACGCCGTTCCGGAACCCGGTCGCGATCGGTTCGCTCTCGGGCGTGCTGGTGTCGGCCACGGGGATCACGGTCCCCTCCCCGATCTTCGACCCGCTGGAACTCATCGCGAACATGTCGGTGCCGGGGATCCTGATCGCGTTCGGCATATCACTGTGCGGGAGTTCCTGGCCGGGCGGCCGGAGCGCGGACCGGGTGCCGGTGCTGCTGTCGACGGCGCTGAAGGCGGTGGGCCAGCCGGTGGTGGCGTGGGCGCTGGCGTCCTTCGTGTTCGGCCTGCACGGGGCGCGGCTCCTCGACGTCGTGGTGACGTCGGCGCTTCCGGCGGCGCAGAACATCTTCACGTACTCGAGCCGTTACCGGGTGGGTGAGCGCTTGGCGCGGGAGTCGATCCTGTTGTCGACGATGGTGTCGGTGCCGGCGCTGGTGGTCGTGGCGGCGTTGCTGGGGTGA
- a CDS encoding MFS transporter has product MSPASSPAAVSTDAVATSAAPAPLDDDAANTDTRLTPGGPGYRRMSFALFLAGVATFALLYSTQALLPLISDGYGASASAAAWTVSASTFALAVCVLPLSALSERFGRRTVMTASLTVAVAVGLLVPFAPSLGALITLRALQGAALAGLPASAMAYLAEEVRPKALVAAIGLFVAGNSIGGMSGRIIGGWIAQAWGWRVAVGVIGVIAVACAVAFRMLLPAPRHFTPGSLRPRALAATVGNHLANPLLRRLYLIGALFMMVFGGVYTVIGYRLSAAPFSLPQGVVGSIFIVYLVGTASSAAAGRLVTRLGRRGTLYLAAGTTMAGLLLALVPNIVLVLLGLVLITAGFFAGHATASSSVSHTATHGRAQASALYQTMYYVGSSVGSAVGAVAFHAAGWSGTVGLGFLAVLGVVAITVWGTYAARSARQRTGGGAIAAH; this is encoded by the coding sequence ATGTCACCTGCCAGTAGCCCGGCGGCCGTCTCCACCGACGCGGTCGCCACCTCTGCCGCCCCCGCTCCTCTTGACGACGACGCCGCGAACACCGACACCCGGTTGACGCCCGGCGGCCCCGGCTACCGCCGGATGAGCTTCGCCCTGTTCCTCGCCGGAGTCGCCACCTTCGCGCTCCTCTACTCGACACAGGCCCTGCTGCCCCTCATCTCCGACGGCTACGGCGCGAGCGCGAGCGCGGCGGCCTGGACGGTGTCCGCGTCGACCTTCGCGCTCGCGGTGTGCGTGCTGCCGCTGAGCGCGCTGTCCGAGCGGTTCGGGCGGCGCACGGTGATGACCGCCTCGCTGACGGTGGCGGTCGCGGTGGGGCTCCTGGTCCCCTTCGCGCCCTCGCTCGGCGCGCTGATCACGTTGCGCGCGCTGCAGGGCGCAGCCCTCGCGGGGCTGCCCGCGTCCGCGATGGCGTATCTCGCGGAGGAGGTACGGCCGAAGGCGCTGGTCGCGGCCATCGGACTGTTCGTCGCAGGCAACTCCATCGGTGGCATGAGCGGCCGGATCATCGGCGGCTGGATCGCGCAGGCCTGGGGCTGGCGGGTGGCCGTCGGGGTGATCGGTGTGATCGCGGTGGCGTGCGCCGTCGCGTTCCGGATGCTGCTGCCGGCGCCGCGCCACTTCACGCCGGGCTCACTGCGCCCGCGCGCCCTTGCCGCCACGGTCGGCAACCACCTCGCGAACCCGCTGCTGCGCCGCCTGTACCTGATCGGCGCGCTGTTCATGATGGTGTTCGGCGGGGTCTACACGGTGATCGGCTACCGGCTGTCGGCGGCTCCTTTCTCCCTTCCGCAGGGTGTGGTCGGGTCCATCTTCATCGTCTATCTGGTGGGGACCGCCTCCTCGGCCGCGGCGGGGCGGCTCGTCACGCGGCTCGGCCGGCGCGGCACGCTGTACCTGGCGGCGGGCACGACGATGGCGGGGCTGCTGCTGGCCCTCGTGCCGAACATCGTCCTCGTGCTGCTCGGGCTCGTGCTGATCACGGCGGGCTTCTTCGCTGGCCACGCGACGGCCTCGTCGTCCGTCAGCCACACCGCGACGCACGGCCGGGCGCAGGCCTCCGCGCTCTACCAGACCATGTACTACGTCGGGTCCAGCGTCGGCTCGGCCGTCGGCGCCGTCGCCTTCCACGCGGCGGGCTGGTCGGGGACCGTGGGCCTCGGGTTCCTCGCGGTGCTCGGGGTCGTGGCGATCACGGTGTGGGGCACGTACGCGGCCCGGTCCGCGCGGCAGCGGACGGGCGGCGGCGCGATCGCGGCGCACTGA
- a CDS encoding ABC transporter permease, with the protein MSTVLVDKKAASQPAPGGRRKLSLPVLMIGVAGVLILTSLVRLITGADGITNVSQMATALQLAVPIGLAGLGGLWSERAGVVNIGLEGMLILGTWFGAWAGYQWGPWVGVCVGIIGGALGGLLHAAVTVTFNVNHIVSGVAINILALGVTRYLSNFTFEGVEGGTTKQSPPVDSLGTFSVPGLSDWLTTLNEKHWFLISDIAGLLGGLVTDLSPLTIIAVALIPFTWWALWRTSFGLRLRSCGENPVAAESLGVNVIKYKYLAVIISGGLAGLGGAFLSIVANPFYLEGQTAGKGYIGLAAMIFGNWMPGGLALGAGLFGYTDSLRLRGGTENVHALLLLVAMLLVIAAIWTLVKKRYVAGVICAVAAAGAATWYATTDDVPQQLVTAVPYIATLLVLSFSAQRLRMPRANGQPYRKGQGA; encoded by the coding sequence ATGAGCACGGTCCTCGTCGACAAGAAGGCCGCGTCGCAGCCCGCACCGGGCGGCCGCCGCAAGCTCTCACTGCCGGTCCTGATGATCGGGGTGGCGGGTGTCCTGATCCTGACCTCCCTGGTCCGCCTGATCACGGGCGCCGACGGCATCACCAACGTCAGCCAGATGGCCACGGCCCTCCAACTCGCCGTCCCCATCGGCCTCGCGGGCCTCGGCGGCCTGTGGTCCGAGCGCGCTGGCGTGGTCAACATCGGCCTCGAAGGCATGCTGATCCTGGGCACCTGGTTCGGTGCCTGGGCGGGCTACCAGTGGGGCCCGTGGGTCGGCGTGTGCGTCGGCATCATCGGCGGCGCGCTCGGCGGCCTGCTGCACGCGGCCGTCACGGTCACCTTCAACGTCAACCACATCGTGTCCGGTGTAGCCATCAACATCCTCGCGCTCGGCGTGACGCGCTACCTCTCCAACTTCACGTTCGAGGGCGTCGAGGGCGGCACGACCAAGCAGTCCCCGCCGGTCGACTCGCTCGGCACGTTCAGCGTCCCAGGGCTGTCCGACTGGCTGACGACCTTGAACGAGAAGCACTGGTTCCTGATCTCGGACATCGCGGGCCTGCTCGGCGGCCTGGTCACGGACCTGTCGCCGCTGACGATCATCGCGGTCGCCCTGATCCCGTTCACGTGGTGGGCGCTGTGGCGCACGTCGTTCGGCCTGCGCCTGCGCTCCTGCGGCGAGAACCCGGTCGCGGCCGAGTCCCTCGGCGTCAACGTGATCAAGTACAAGTACCTGGCGGTCATCATCTCGGGCGGCCTCGCGGGCCTCGGCGGCGCGTTCTTGTCGATCGTCGCGAACCCCTTCTACTTGGAGGGCCAGACGGCCGGTAAGGGTTACATCGGCCTCGCCGCGATGATCTTCGGAAACTGGATGCCGGGCGGACTCGCCCTCGGCGCGGGCCTGTTCGGCTACACGGACAGCCTCCGGCTGCGCGGCGGCACGGAGAACGTGCACGCGCTGCTGCTGCTCGTGGCGATGCTCCTGGTCATCGCCGCGATCTGGACGCTGGTCAAGAAGAGGTACGTCGCCGGTGTCATCTGCGCCGTGGCGGCCGCCGGTGCGGCAACCTGGTACGCGACCACCGACGATGTCCCGCAGCAGCTCGTGACCGCTGTCCCGTACATCGCCACGCTGCTGGTCCTCTCCTTCTCGGCCCAGCGGCTGCGGATGCCGAGGGCGAACGGCCAGCCGTACCGGAAGGGCCAGGGCGCGTGA
- a CDS encoding RNA polymerase sigma-70 factor: MADSSTDPFVTHRSLLFTVAYEMLGSAADAEDVLQESWLRWAEADRTEVRDPRAYLVRIVTRQSLNRLRTLSRRREDYVGQWLPEPLLTSPDVADDVELAESVSIALLTVLETLGPTERAVFVLREVFDVPYGEIAEAVGKSPATVRQIARRARDHVAARQPRIKVARTEQQAVVERFLAALRTGNLQGLMEVMAPDVVMIADGGGRVAAALAPLIGVDVVAKLLASAQAKVTELTATPAWFNAAPSARIEFDGVPAAVSVVVKDARITHIYVVRNPAKLTRIDEEANLSR, encoded by the coding sequence ATGGCCGATTCGTCGACGGACCCCTTCGTCACCCACCGCAGCCTGCTCTTCACGGTCGCCTACGAGATGCTCGGCTCGGCGGCCGACGCGGAGGACGTGCTGCAGGAGTCCTGGCTGCGGTGGGCCGAAGCGGACCGGACCGAGGTGCGCGACCCGCGCGCGTACCTCGTCCGGATCGTCACCCGCCAGTCCCTCAACCGCCTGCGGACCCTGTCACGCCGCCGCGAGGACTACGTCGGCCAATGGCTCCCGGAACCCCTCCTGACCAGCCCCGACGTCGCGGACGACGTCGAACTCGCGGAGAGCGTGTCCATTGCCCTCCTCACGGTCCTGGAGACCCTCGGCCCGACGGAACGGGCGGTCTTCGTCCTCCGCGAGGTCTTCGACGTCCCGTACGGGGAGATCGCCGAGGCCGTCGGCAAATCCCCGGCCACCGTGCGCCAGATCGCACGCCGGGCCCGCGACCACGTGGCGGCGCGCCAGCCACGCATAAAGGTGGCGCGCACGGAGCAACAGGCCGTGGTGGAACGCTTCTTGGCGGCCCTGCGCACGGGAAACCTGCAAGGCCTGATGGAGGTCATGGCCCCGGACGTGGTGATGATCGCCGACGGCGGCGGTCGCGTGGCCGCGGCGCTCGCTCCGCTGATCGGCGTCGACGTGGTGGCCAAGCTCCTGGCATCGGCCCAGGCCAAGGTGACGGAACTGACGGCGACCCCGGCCTGGTTCAACGCCGCCCCCTCGGCCCGCATCGAATTCGACGGAGTCCCGGCGGCGGTGAGCGTCGTGGTGAAGGACGCCCGGATCACGCACATCTACGTGGTCCGCAACCCGGCCAAGCTGACGAGAATCGACGAGGAGGCGAACTTGTCCCGGTAG
- a CDS encoding sigma-70 family RNA polymerase sigma factor, whose translation MSDTATQAGLEDLEKHRVELTGYCYRMLGSAFEAEDAVQDTMVRAWRSFDKFEGRSSLRSWLYRIATNVCLDSLNAGNKRARPMDLTAAAPLAQVALNPRPDNVWLEPIPDARVLPTVHDPAEAAVARESVRLAFVAALQQLPPKQRAVLILREVLAWKAQEVATLLDTSVASVNSALQRARATLADAPPADSATSDPLDEEQQKLLERYIAAFEGYDMKALTALLAEDAIMTMPPFDLWLRGPEDITGFMTTIGASCAGSRLLPVVSNGTPAFAHYKPDPDKGGFAPWAIQVIEFSAGRISGYHCFLDTQRWFPLFGVPDHLDA comes from the coding sequence ATGAGTGACACCGCGACACAGGCCGGGCTCGAAGACCTGGAGAAACACCGGGTCGAGCTGACCGGGTACTGCTATCGGATGCTGGGCTCGGCGTTCGAGGCCGAGGACGCCGTGCAGGACACGATGGTGCGGGCCTGGCGCAGCTTCGACAAGTTCGAGGGCCGCTCGAGCCTGCGCTCCTGGCTCTACCGCATCGCGACGAACGTGTGCCTGGACTCGCTGAACGCGGGGAACAAGCGGGCGCGCCCGATGGACCTGACGGCGGCGGCGCCGCTCGCCCAGGTCGCGCTCAATCCCCGCCCCGACAATGTGTGGCTCGAGCCCATTCCGGACGCCCGCGTGCTGCCGACGGTGCACGATCCGGCGGAGGCGGCCGTGGCGCGGGAGTCGGTGCGGCTCGCGTTCGTCGCCGCGTTGCAGCAGCTGCCGCCGAAGCAGCGGGCGGTGCTGATCCTGCGCGAGGTCCTGGCGTGGAAGGCGCAGGAGGTCGCGACCCTGCTCGACACGTCGGTGGCGTCGGTGAACAGCGCGCTGCAGCGGGCGCGGGCGACGCTGGCGGACGCCCCGCCGGCGGACTCCGCGACGTCCGATCCGCTCGACGAGGAGCAGCAGAAGCTCCTGGAGCGCTACATCGCGGCGTTCGAGGGCTACGACATGAAGGCGCTCACCGCGCTGCTCGCCGAGGACGCCATCATGACGATGCCGCCGTTCGACCTGTGGCTGCGCGGCCCCGAGGACATCACGGGCTTCATGACCACGATCGGCGCGTCCTGCGCGGGTTCGCGCCTGCTGCCGGTGGTGTCGAACGGGACGCCGGCGTTCGCCCACTACAAGCCGGATCCGGACAAGGGGGGCTTCGCGCCCTGGGCGATCCAGGTCATCGAGTTCTCAGCGGGGCGGATCTCGGGGTACCACTGCTTCCTGGACACGCAGCGCTGGTTCCCGTTGTTCGGCGTCCCGGACCATCTCGACGCCTGA
- a CDS encoding carboxymuconolactone decarboxylase family protein — protein sequence MALRIAKAELPDELKQGMIDQLGAVMEPAEVLWHNPKVAQDGLGLGRQVAQWDAADESLKSFAHMAVAAQVGCSWCLDVGYFQAQNENLDLKKASQVPRWRESDAFTPLERDVMEFAEAMTNTPPTVTDELYAGLLDRVGPAAMVELTTYIAFVNFSTRGNTAHGISSQGFSEACEIPLETRA from the coding sequence ATGGCACTCCGTATCGCAAAGGCGGAACTCCCCGACGAGCTCAAGCAGGGCATGATCGACCAGCTCGGCGCGGTGATGGAGCCCGCCGAAGTGCTCTGGCACAACCCGAAGGTGGCCCAGGACGGTCTCGGTCTCGGCCGCCAGGTCGCCCAGTGGGACGCGGCCGACGAGAGCCTCAAGTCGTTCGCGCACATGGCGGTCGCGGCGCAGGTCGGCTGCAGCTGGTGCCTCGACGTGGGCTACTTCCAGGCGCAGAACGAGAACCTGGACCTGAAGAAGGCGAGCCAGGTCCCGCGCTGGCGCGAGTCCGACGCCTTCACGCCGCTGGAGCGGGACGTGATGGAGTTCGCGGAGGCCATGACGAACACGCCGCCGACCGTCACCGACGAGCTGTACGCGGGCCTGCTCGACCGGGTCGGCCCGGCGGCGATGGTCGAACTCACCACGTACATCGCCTTCGTGAACTTCTCGACGCGCGGCAACACGGCGCACGGCATCAGCTCGCAGGGCTTCTCGGAGGCCTGCGAAATCCCCCTGGAGACCCGCGCATAA
- a CDS encoding cytidine deaminase encodes MSADWEDLRQAAREAMSRAYAPYSGFPVGAAALVDDGRTVTGCNVENASYGLGLCAECGLVSHLVATGGGRLTHFTCVDGKGELLMPCGRCRQLLYEFGGRELLMETGAGVRTLGEMLPEAFGPEHLS; translated from the coding sequence GTGAGTGCTGACTGGGAGGACCTGAGACAGGCGGCGCGCGAGGCGATGTCCCGGGCCTACGCCCCGTACTCCGGCTTCCCGGTCGGCGCGGCCGCCCTCGTCGACGACGGCCGCACCGTCACCGGCTGCAACGTCGAGAACGCGTCGTACGGCCTCGGCCTGTGCGCGGAGTGCGGCCTGGTCTCGCACCTCGTGGCCACAGGAGGCGGCCGCCTCACTCACTTCACGTGCGTGGACGGCAAGGGCGAACTGCTGATGCCGTGCGGCCGCTGCCGCCAGCTGCTGTACGAGTTCGGGGGCCGGGAGCTGCTGATGGAGACGGGGGCGGGGGTGCGGACGCTGGGGGAGATGCTGCCGGAGGCGTTCGGTCCCGAGCACCTGAGCTGA
- a CDS encoding DNA alkylation repair protein, which yields MPETGSATTAKTVRELLDELAGLEDPKVRAVNERHGDDHGVNLSKLRAIAKRLKTQQELAVGLWATGDTAARLLALLVCRPKAFEEGELDAMMRDARAPKVQDWLVNYVVKKSPHAEALRVVWLGDKDPVVAGAGWALTADRVVKKPEGLDLAGLLDVVEAEMRGAPDRLQWAMNTCLAQIGIVHPEYRARAVAIGERLGVLKDYPTSAGCTSPYAPVWIAEMVRRRGRES from the coding sequence GTGCCCGAGACCGGGTCGGCGACGACCGCGAAGACAGTGCGCGAGCTTCTCGACGAGTTGGCGGGGCTCGAGGACCCGAAGGTGCGGGCCGTCAACGAGCGGCACGGTGACGACCACGGCGTGAATCTGAGCAAGCTGCGGGCGATCGCCAAGCGCCTCAAGACCCAGCAGGAGCTCGCGGTCGGTCTCTGGGCGACGGGCGACACGGCGGCGCGGCTTCTCGCGCTCCTCGTCTGCCGGCCGAAGGCGTTCGAGGAGGGCGAGCTGGACGCGATGATGCGGGACGCGCGTGCGCCGAAGGTGCAGGACTGGCTGGTCAATTACGTGGTGAAGAAGAGTCCGCATGCCGAGGCGCTGCGGGTGGTCTGGCTCGGCGACAAGGACCCCGTGGTCGCGGGTGCGGGGTGGGCGCTTACGGCGGACCGTGTGGTGAAGAAGCCGGAGGGGCTTGATCTGGCGGGGTTGCTCGATGTCGTCGAGGCGGAGATGCGGGGTGCGCCGGATCGGCTTCAGTGGGCGATGAACACGTGTCTTGCGCAGATCGGGATCGTGCATCCCGAGTACCGGGCGCGGGCGGTTGCGATCGGTGAGCGGCTCGGTGTACTCAAGGACTATCCGACGTCGGCGGGGTGTACGTCGCCGTATGCGCCGGTGTGGATTGCGGAGATGGTGCGGAGGCGGGGACGGGAGTCCTGA
- a CDS encoding ABC transporter permease, whose amino-acid sequence MKNKFDKERLLLGVAGPVIALVTAVVLTSVVLLASGKSPIEPYSIMFEQATFSDVQVLIINQAGMYYLAALAVAIGFRMNLFNIGVDGQYRLAAVVAAIVGAKVALPGFAQVPLLILVAMLTGAMWAGIAGLLKVTRGVSEVVATIMLNSIASSVIGYLYLPSVFGVQVGNNKTTGVMHESGWFPGINMGDAGEVYGFVVIAALLGVAYWFVLNRTRFGFDLRATGASESAAAASGVDAKRMVLTAMLVSGALAGLAGLPLLLGDTHTYSLTFPTTIGFQGITIALLGRNSPVGIAFAALLISWLEKASQELDLQGYDKEIAVIMQGIITIAVVVSYEAVRVWGQRRQQRRVGIELAVAAAPGNNNDTEKEVAAR is encoded by the coding sequence ATGAAGAACAAGTTCGACAAGGAGCGGCTGCTCCTCGGCGTCGCGGGCCCGGTCATCGCCCTGGTCACCGCCGTCGTCCTCACCTCGGTGGTGCTGCTCGCCTCGGGCAAGTCCCCGATCGAGCCGTACAGCATCATGTTCGAGCAGGCGACGTTCTCGGACGTGCAGGTCCTGATCATCAACCAGGCCGGCATGTACTACCTCGCCGCGCTCGCGGTCGCCATCGGCTTCCGCATGAACCTCTTCAACATCGGTGTGGACGGCCAGTACCGCCTCGCCGCGGTTGTCGCGGCGATCGTCGGCGCGAAGGTGGCGCTGCCGGGCTTCGCGCAGGTCCCGCTGCTGATCCTCGTCGCGATGCTCACCGGCGCCATGTGGGCGGGCATCGCGGGCCTGTTGAAGGTGACGCGCGGCGTCAGCGAGGTCGTCGCGACGATCATGCTGAACTCCATCGCGTCCAGCGTCATCGGCTATCTCTACCTGCCCAGCGTCTTCGGCGTGCAGGTCGGCAACAACAAGACGACCGGCGTGATGCACGAGTCCGGCTGGTTCCCCGGCATCAACATGGGGGACGCGGGCGAGGTCTACGGCTTCGTGGTCATCGCCGCGCTGCTCGGTGTCGCGTACTGGTTCGTCCTGAACCGCACCCGCTTCGGCTTCGACCTGCGCGCGACGGGCGCATCGGAGTCGGCGGCGGCCGCCTCCGGCGTCGACGCCAAGCGCATGGTCCTGACGGCGATGCTCGTGTCCGGCGCGCTGGCCGGCCTCGCGGGCCTGCCCCTGCTCCTCGGCGACACCCACACGTACTCGCTGACCTTCCCGACGACGATCGGCTTCCAGGGCATCACGATCGCCCTGCTGGGTCGTAACTCGCCGGTGGGGATCGCGTTCGCGGCCTTGTTGATCTCCTGGCTGGAGAAGGCCTCGCAGGAACTCGACCTGCAGGGCTACGACAAGGAGATCGCGGTGATCATGCAGGGCATCATCACGATCGCCGTGGTGGTCTCCTACGAGGCCGTACGCGTCTGGGGCCAGCGGCGCCAGCAGCGCAGGGTCGGCATCGAACTCGCCGTGGCCGCGGCCCCGGGCAACAACAACGACACGGAGAAGGAGGTGGCTGCCCGATGA
- a CDS encoding thymidine phosphorylase, which translates to MDVISVIRTKRDRGRLSDAQIDWVVDAYTRGDVADEQMSALAMAIFLNGMDRAEIARWTAAMINSGERMDFSVLPRPAADKHSTGGVGDKITLPLAPLVAACGAAVPQLSGRGLGHTGGTLDKLEAIPGWRADITNDEMMRTLEDVGAVVCAPGSGLAPADKKLYALRDVTATVECIPLIASSIMSKKIAEGTGSLVLDVKVGSGAFMKEIDAARELARTMVGLGTDHGLPTVALVTDMNTPLGLTAGNALEVRESVEVLAGGGPDDVVELTLALAREMLDAAGLKDADPAKALADGRAMDAWRRMIAAQGGDPDAALPTARETHVVTAGESGVLTRLDAMGVGLAAWRLGAGRSRKEDPVQAAAGVELHAKPGDAVFAGQILMTLHTDTPERLPYAVEALEGAYDIAPAGTEFTARPIVLERIG; encoded by the coding sequence ATGGACGTCATCTCCGTCATCCGTACGAAGCGAGACCGCGGGCGGCTCTCGGACGCGCAGATCGACTGGGTCGTCGACGCGTACACCCGGGGCGACGTCGCCGATGAGCAGATGTCGGCCCTCGCCATGGCGATCTTCCTGAACGGGATGGACCGCGCGGAGATCGCCCGGTGGACCGCCGCGATGATCAACTCCGGGGAGCGGATGGACTTCTCGGTGCTGCCGAGGCCCGCCGCCGACAAGCACTCCACGGGCGGCGTCGGCGACAAGATCACGCTGCCGCTCGCCCCCCTCGTCGCGGCCTGCGGCGCGGCCGTGCCGCAGCTGTCGGGGCGCGGCCTCGGCCACACCGGCGGCACGCTCGACAAGCTGGAGGCGATCCCCGGCTGGCGCGCGGACATCACCAACGACGAGATGATGCGCACCCTGGAAGACGTCGGCGCGGTCGTCTGCGCGCCGGGCAGCGGCCTCGCCCCCGCGGACAAGAAGCTCTACGCACTCCGCGACGTCACGGCCACCGTCGAGTGCATCCCGCTCATCGCGTCCTCGATCATGTCGAAGAAGATCGCGGAGGGCACGGGCTCCCTGGTCCTGGACGTGAAGGTGGGCTCCGGGGCCTTTATGAAGGAGATCGACGCAGCCCGCGAACTCGCCCGCACCATGGTCGGGTTGGGCACGGACCACGGACTGCCGACCGTCGCGCTCGTCACCGACATGAACACCCCGCTCGGCCTGACCGCGGGCAACGCGCTCGAAGTCCGGGAATCCGTCGAGGTGTTGGCGGGCGGCGGCCCCGACGACGTCGTCGAGCTGACCCTCGCCCTCGCCCGCGAGATGCTCGACGCGGCGGGCCTGAAGGACGCCGACCCGGCAAAGGCGCTCGCCGACGGCCGCGCGATGGACGCGTGGCGGCGGATGATCGCGGCGCAGGGCGGCGACCCGGACGCGGCACTGCCGACGGCCCGCGAGACGCACGTGGTGACGGCGGGGGAGTCCGGCGTGCTCACCCGCCTCGACGCGATGGGCGTGGGCCTCGCCGCCTGGCGCCTCGGCGCGGGCCGCTCCCGCAAGGAGGACCCGGTGCAGGCGGCGGCAGGCGTGGAACTGCACGCCAAGCCCGGCGACGCGGTCTTCGCCGGCCAGATCCTCATGACCCTGCACACGGACACCCCCGAACGCCTCCCGTACGCGGTGGAGGCCCTGGAGGGCGCCTACGACATCGCGCCCGCCGGTACGGAGTTCACGGCACGGCCGATCGTCCTGGAACGGATCGGCTGA